The Styela clava chromosome 10, kaStyClav1.hap1.2, whole genome shotgun sequence genome window below encodes:
- the LOC120345730 gene encoding uncharacterized protein LOC120345730 encodes MAMFEKRLKTLENRQDAAEGVNSEATTSKPKEKKSKVKDTSTPDAIKPIKRQERTLQSLLDELHNSYMAGRKSKANFCLSEIKKLMTSSNRPKAAEVKKMADKYIDNSSYIKAAILLSWAAELHVTDSDPDKAAQKIDDCAYYYDRVIGHMIDLGGKMHTIAKDFGVDIILKMLGNLRSITSADVKVMFEYETGTLCIVGACHLRLGHDLDGIKFNRQAMDLFERKYESKAMEHYLYGGLLHNTGVAHKILGNYTEAEKYFLDALTSYNASKDWEYEGQKKEVITITEELLKRLRLRSKDE; translated from the exons ATGGCAATGTTCGAAAAGAGATTGAAAACATTGGAAAATCGTCAAGATGCAGCAGAAGGAGT AAACTCAGAAGCAACGACCTCCAAGCCCAAGGAAAAAAAGTCAAAAGTAAAAG ATACATCAACACCAGACGCTATAAAACCAATCAAAAGGCAAGAACGTACTTTGCAATCGTTACTGGATGAGCTTCACAACTCTTACATGGCAGGAAGAAAATCAAaagcaaatttttgtttgagCGAGATCAAGaaattgatgacgtcatcaaatagACCCAAAGCAGCCGAGGTAAAAAAAATGGCCGATAAATACATTGATAATTCATCCTATATCAAAGCTGCTATTCTGCTTTCTTGGGCGGCTGAGCTGCATGTTACGGACTCCGACCCAGATAAGGCTGCACAAAAAATCGACGATTGCGCTTACTATTATGATAGAGTCATCGGACATATGATTGATCTCGGAGGAAAAATGCACACAATAGCCAAAGACTTTGGTGTGGATATCATTCTAAAAATGCTTGGAAATCTACGAAGCATCACATCAGCCGATGTCAAGGTTATGTTTGAATATGAAACTGGTACTTTATGTATCGTAGGTGCGTGTCATTTAAGGTTAGGTCACGATTTAGATGGGATCAAGTTTAATCGCCAAGCGATGGATTTGTTTGAGAGAAAATACGAAAGCAAGGCAATGGAGCACTATTTATATGGTGGATTACTACACAACACAGGAGTGGCTCATAAGATATTAGGAAATTACACCGAAGCTGAAAAATACTTCCTGGATGCCCTAACATCATACAACGCTTCAAAAGACTGGGAATACGAAGGCCAGAAAAAGGAGGTAATAACAATCACTGAAGAATTGTTGAAGCGCTTACGCCTGCGTTCTAAAGATGAATGA